Proteins co-encoded in one Synechococcus elongatus PCC 6301 genomic window:
- a CDS encoding lipopolysaccharide assembly protein LapA domain-containing protein: MKGLVTFLICLICTLWLGAIAALTAQNPSLVSVRLLVLESVRIPLGLAIAGGVGVGLMAGALLQLFVRRP; encoded by the coding sequence ATGAAAGGACTCGTCACATTTCTGATCTGCCTGATCTGCACCCTCTGGTTGGGGGCGATCGCGGCTTTGACAGCACAAAATCCCAGCTTGGTCAGTGTGCGCTTGCTGGTGTTGGAAAGTGTGCGGATCCCGTTAGGACTGGCGATCGCTGGAGGTGTGGGAGTAGGGCTAATGGCAGGCGCGCTGCTTCAACTTTTTGTGCGTCGTCCCTAG
- the rsmI gene encoding 16S rRNA (cytidine(1402)-2'-O)-methyltransferase codes for MTEPCPSTLYLVGTPLGNLEDISYRAVKILRGVDAIAAEDTRRTGRLLQALGIDRPQVSYHEHNRQQRGPELIARLQAGQSIALVSDAGMPAIADPGQELVQAAIAAGLTVVPIAGPSAVIAALCASGLSSDRFAFEGFLPAKRKARRDVLQSLHQEARTLIFYESPHRLRDTLEDLAAVFGGDRAIVLARELTKLHEEFWRGSVTEAIAEFTRREPQGEFTLVVAGAVVQTQALSEDTLRQELATLLAAGVSRSEASRTLAAQTGTPKRRLYQLALEVPLPEDEGAASPEP; via the coding sequence GTGACCGAGCCTTGTCCTAGTACGCTCTACCTCGTCGGCACGCCGCTCGGCAACCTCGAGGACATCAGCTATCGCGCCGTCAAAATTTTGCGCGGGGTAGATGCGATCGCAGCTGAAGATACGCGGCGTACGGGGCGATTGTTACAAGCTTTGGGTATCGATCGCCCCCAGGTGAGCTACCACGAGCACAATCGTCAGCAGCGCGGACCAGAGCTGATTGCCCGTCTGCAAGCGGGTCAGAGCATCGCCTTGGTCAGTGATGCCGGCATGCCCGCGATCGCCGATCCGGGGCAGGAATTGGTGCAAGCCGCGATCGCCGCAGGCTTAACGGTGGTGCCGATCGCTGGCCCCAGTGCGGTGATCGCAGCCCTCTGTGCTTCGGGACTGTCGAGTGATCGCTTTGCCTTTGAAGGCTTTTTGCCGGCTAAACGCAAGGCACGACGCGATGTTTTGCAATCGCTCCATCAGGAAGCCCGAACGCTGATCTTCTATGAGTCGCCCCATCGCCTACGCGACACACTGGAAGACCTCGCAGCGGTTTTTGGGGGCGATCGCGCGATCGTCTTAGCCCGCGAACTCACCAAGCTACACGAGGAGTTTTGGCGCGGCAGTGTGACCGAAGCGATCGCGGAATTTACGCGGCGGGAACCCCAAGGAGAATTTACGTTGGTCGTGGCTGGTGCAGTGGTGCAAACCCAAGCGCTCAGCGAAGACACACTCCGGCAAGAGTTAGCAACACTGTTGGCGGCGGGCGTCTCCCGCTCTGAAGCCAGTCGGACGCTCGCGGCTCAAACCGGTACTCCTAAGCGGCGGCTCTATCAACTTGCCCTCGAAGTGCCACTGCCGGAAGATGAAGGCGCTGCCTCTCCAGAGCCATGA
- a CDS encoding 3'(2'),5'-bisphosphate nucleotidase CysQ family protein, translating to MSPLQSIAGQPVESVLAIARQVGWEAADIALQFYTAQSEAAPKLWQEGDDPVTAADLAIHRHVLERLQTAFADQPFGYLSEESDRTALTLPLPEEWVWIIDPLDGTRDFIDHTGEFAVQIALTYQQRPVLAVVAIPAQQLLYWAVQGQGCYRETQDGTQTKLTVSDRQEDLILVASRTHRGDRFQQLLDRLSLPQQIYVGSVGVKIVAIAEQRADVYLSLSGKSAPKDWDMAAPELLLLEAGGRFSHADGSALRYNTGDISQWGCLIASNGPAHDRLCQEATALLASLD from the coding sequence ATGTCCCCTCTCCAGTCGATCGCCGGTCAACCCGTCGAGTCAGTTCTCGCGATCGCCCGTCAAGTCGGCTGGGAAGCGGCAGACATTGCACTGCAGTTCTACACCGCTCAGTCTGAAGCAGCACCGAAGCTGTGGCAGGAGGGGGATGACCCCGTCACGGCAGCGGATTTGGCAATTCATCGCCACGTTCTGGAACGGCTACAAACCGCTTTTGCCGATCAGCCCTTCGGCTACCTCAGCGAAGAGAGCGATCGCACCGCGCTGACTTTGCCACTGCCGGAAGAGTGGGTTTGGATCATCGACCCCTTGGATGGCACCCGCGATTTCATCGATCACACCGGCGAATTTGCGGTGCAGATTGCCCTGACCTACCAACAGCGCCCGGTCTTGGCGGTCGTCGCAATACCCGCTCAGCAGTTGCTTTATTGGGCGGTACAAGGCCAGGGCTGCTACCGCGAAACGCAAGACGGCACTCAGACGAAATTGACGGTTTCCGATCGCCAAGAGGATCTGATTCTGGTTGCCAGCCGAACCCATCGGGGCGATCGCTTCCAGCAATTGCTCGATCGCCTTTCTTTGCCGCAGCAGATTTATGTGGGCAGTGTCGGCGTCAAAATTGTCGCGATCGCAGAACAACGCGCCGATGTTTACCTCTCTCTCTCGGGTAAATCAGCCCCGAAAGATTGGGACATGGCCGCCCCCGAGCTACTCCTGCTCGAAGCCGGTGGGCGCTTCAGCCATGCCGATGGTTCTGCTCTTCGCTACAACACCGGCGATATCAGCCAGTGGGGTTGCTTGATTGCCAGCAACGGTCCCGCCCACGATCGCCTCTGTCAAGAAGCCACCGCACTCCTTGCCAGCTTGGACTAG
- a CDS encoding cysteine synthase A — MDIRNGFIDTIGNTPLIRLNSLSEATGCNILGKAEFLNPGGSVKDRAALFIIEDAERQGKLRPGGTVVEGTAGNTGIGLAHICNAKGYRCLIVIPETQSQEKIDLLRTLGAEVRTVPAVPYRDPNNYVKVSGRLAEELDNAIWANQFDNLANRQAHYATTGPEIWQQTEGTVDAWVAATGTGGTYAGVALYLKEQSSKVRCVVADPMGSGLYSWVKTGEIHLEGSSVTEGIGNSRITANMQDVPIDDAIQIADPEALEIIYQLLHRDGLFMGGSVGINVAAAYRLAKEMGPGHTIVTVLCDGGARYQSRLFNAEWLASKGLQMPQVTT, encoded by the coding sequence ATGGATATCCGCAACGGCTTTATCGACACCATCGGGAATACGCCGCTGATTCGCCTCAACAGCCTGAGCGAGGCGACTGGCTGTAACATTCTCGGCAAAGCCGAGTTCCTCAACCCGGGTGGATCGGTCAAGGATCGGGCGGCGCTGTTCATCATTGAAGACGCCGAGCGGCAGGGTAAATTACGGCCGGGCGGGACGGTTGTTGAAGGAACGGCGGGCAATACGGGCATCGGTCTAGCACATATCTGCAATGCCAAGGGCTACCGCTGCCTGATTGTGATTCCTGAGACGCAATCGCAGGAAAAGATTGACCTACTACGAACACTGGGCGCGGAAGTGCGAACTGTCCCTGCAGTGCCCTATCGCGATCCCAACAACTACGTCAAAGTCTCGGGGCGCCTCGCAGAAGAACTGGACAATGCTATTTGGGCGAACCAATTCGACAATTTAGCCAACCGCCAAGCCCACTACGCGACAACTGGCCCCGAAATTTGGCAGCAGACCGAAGGAACTGTTGATGCGTGGGTGGCGGCAACGGGTACCGGTGGAACCTATGCGGGTGTTGCACTCTACCTGAAAGAGCAAAGTTCTAAGGTGCGCTGCGTTGTGGCTGACCCGATGGGCAGCGGCCTCTACAGCTGGGTCAAAACCGGCGAAATTCATCTCGAAGGTAGCTCAGTCACCGAAGGCATCGGCAACAGCCGGATTACGGCCAACATGCAAGATGTACCGATCGACGATGCGATTCAGATTGCTGACCCTGAAGCCCTGGAGATCATCTATCAACTGCTGCACCGCGATGGCCTCTTCATGGGCGGCTCCGTGGGGATCAATGTCGCGGCGGCCTATCGCCTCGCCAAGGAAATGGGGCCGGGCCACACGATCGTGACGGTACTTTGTGATGGCGGTGCCCGCTATCAATCGCGACTCTTCAACGCCGAGTGGCTGGCCTCAAAAGGGCTGCAAATGCCGCAGGTGACAACATGA
- a CDS encoding glutamine synthetase III: MSGNAARVNAVHQITNREPLPSKPPMSLEAIWAENVFDLSKMQARLPKAVFKSIKNTIVTGQKLDPSVADAVATAMKDWAMSKGALYYAHVFYPMTNVTAEKHDGFISVQGDGKVISEFSGKVLVQGEPDGSSFPNGGIRDTFEARGYTGWDVTSPAYIMETDNGSTLCIPTVFVSWTGEALDKKVPLLRSIAAMDKAARKVLTLLGNTEVSQVNSSCGAEQEYFLVDANFAAQRPDLLLAGRTLFGRPSAKGQEFDDHYFGAIPERVQVFMQDVEETLYKLGIPAKTRHNEVAPGQFEIAPFFEAANVASDHQQLIMTVLKQTAKKHGFMCLLHEKPFAGINGSGKHVNWSVGNATQGNLLDPGDSPHDNAQFLVFCGAVIRGVHKYGPLMRAAIATASNDHRLGANEAPPAIMSVYLGTQLEEVFEQIKTGTVTESKQKGIMDLGVDVLPYLTKDAGDRNRTSPFAFTGNRFEFRAVGASQSVSGPLIVLNTILADSLDWIGNRLESELAKGLDLNTAILTVLKEVMEEHGNVIFGGNGYSEEWHREAVEKRGLANLPTTADALPVLKEEYIEDLFKKTGVLTPVELESRFEVYAEQYILSIEVEAKLAVSIAKTIIYPAAVEYLAKLSGTIASLSGLGIDFEKESARKIAELTSSLVGAATQLSEALEHESSDTVEHLQYCAKTLRPLMDNVRTYADALEAEVADSFWPLPTYQEMLFIK, from the coding sequence ATGAGCGGCAACGCAGCCCGGGTTAACGCTGTCCACCAGATCACCAATCGGGAGCCGCTACCTTCTAAGCCTCCGATGTCCCTTGAAGCGATCTGGGCAGAGAACGTCTTTGACCTCAGCAAGATGCAGGCAAGGCTCCCTAAAGCTGTCTTCAAGTCGATCAAGAACACCATTGTTACGGGGCAAAAGCTCGATCCATCGGTGGCTGATGCAGTTGCCACAGCCATGAAAGACTGGGCGATGTCGAAAGGGGCGCTCTACTACGCCCACGTCTTCTATCCCATGACCAACGTTACCGCCGAGAAGCACGATGGCTTTATCTCGGTTCAGGGCGATGGCAAGGTCATTTCTGAGTTCTCGGGCAAGGTGCTGGTACAAGGGGAACCGGACGGCTCCTCCTTCCCCAATGGTGGTATTCGCGACACCTTTGAAGCGCGGGGCTACACCGGCTGGGACGTGACCAGCCCGGCCTACATCATGGAAACCGACAATGGTTCCACGCTCTGCATCCCGACCGTTTTTGTCTCCTGGACTGGTGAAGCCCTTGATAAGAAAGTGCCGCTGCTGCGATCGATCGCAGCCATGGACAAAGCTGCGCGTAAGGTTTTGACCCTACTGGGCAACACTGAAGTCTCTCAGGTCAACTCCAGCTGTGGTGCTGAACAAGAGTATTTCTTGGTCGATGCCAACTTTGCCGCCCAGCGTCCTGATTTGCTCCTTGCCGGTCGCACCCTGTTTGGCCGTCCCTCGGCCAAAGGCCAGGAATTTGATGACCACTACTTTGGGGCTATCCCCGAGCGGGTGCAGGTCTTCATGCAAGACGTGGAGGAGACCCTGTATAAACTTGGCATCCCTGCGAAAACCCGCCACAACGAGGTGGCTCCAGGTCAGTTTGAAATTGCGCCGTTCTTTGAAGCCGCCAACGTGGCTAGCGATCACCAGCAGCTGATCATGACGGTGCTCAAACAGACAGCCAAGAAACATGGTTTTATGTGCCTGCTGCACGAAAAACCTTTCGCAGGCATCAATGGCTCGGGCAAACACGTCAACTGGTCAGTTGGCAACGCAACCCAAGGCAACCTACTCGATCCGGGTGACTCGCCCCACGATAATGCTCAGTTCTTGGTCTTCTGTGGCGCTGTGATTCGCGGTGTCCACAAATATGGGCCGCTGATGCGAGCCGCGATCGCAACGGCCAGCAACGATCACCGCTTGGGTGCGAACGAAGCTCCGCCGGCGATCATGTCGGTCTACTTGGGCACGCAGCTGGAAGAGGTGTTTGAGCAGATCAAAACTGGCACCGTCACCGAATCTAAGCAGAAAGGGATCATGGATTTGGGCGTAGATGTTCTGCCCTACCTGACCAAAGATGCAGGCGATCGCAACCGGACCTCACCCTTCGCCTTTACGGGCAATCGCTTTGAGTTCCGTGCTGTCGGTGCTAGCCAATCGGTTTCAGGGCCGTTGATCGTCTTGAATACGATCTTGGCGGACTCGCTCGACTGGATAGGCAATCGGCTCGAGAGCGAACTCGCCAAAGGTTTGGATCTGAACACGGCCATCCTCACTGTCCTCAAAGAGGTGATGGAAGAACACGGCAACGTGATCTTCGGTGGCAATGGTTATTCCGAGGAATGGCACCGCGAAGCAGTCGAGAAACGGGGCTTGGCTAACTTGCCGACAACGGCTGATGCTCTGCCGGTGCTCAAAGAGGAGTACATCGAGGATCTGTTCAAGAAAACCGGTGTGCTTACGCCCGTTGAACTGGAAAGCCGCTTCGAGGTCTACGCCGAGCAATACATCCTCTCGATTGAGGTGGAAGCGAAGCTCGCCGTCAGTATTGCCAAAACGATTATCTATCCAGCGGCAGTGGAATACCTAGCGAAGCTGTCGGGAACCATCGCCAGCCTCAGTGGCTTGGGCATCGATTTCGAGAAGGAAAGCGCCAGAAAAATTGCTGAACTGACGAGTTCGTTGGTGGGTGCGGCGACCCAGCTCAGTGAAGCCTTGGAGCATGAATCCTCTGACACGGTTGAGCATCTGCAGTACTGCGCTAAAACGCTCCGTCCGTTGATGGATAACGTTCGCACCTACGCAGATGCCCTTGAGGCTGAAGTGGCGGATAGCTTCTGGCCGCTGCCGACCTACCAAGAGATGCTGTTCATCAAATAG
- a CDS encoding asparaginase, whose translation MSLTKRVQTAPIAVRLLREGILESSHLVEAVVCDRRGRTLFIAGNPEHSSFIRSALKPLQALVVLKTGTMERFGLSDRDLAIICSSHKGSVEQARQAFNILWKADIDQTALQCPTPVGRRSPLEYNCSGKHAGMLAASKQQNWPLEGYMRRSHPVQQAILSIVGDLLGIPAAEFIVARDDCGVPTVSMELQQMATLYAHLSSGDSPELERIQRAMTYHPDLIAGEGEFDTELMRLTEGRLVSKTGAEGVQCIGQVGEGLGLAIKVQDGAKRAKIAVAIQALRQIGWISPAIADLLAEQFMVIAPCKRLEVDGELTLL comes from the coding sequence GTGAGTTTAACCAAACGGGTACAAACCGCCCCGATCGCGGTGCGGCTGCTACGCGAAGGCATTTTGGAATCCTCCCATTTGGTTGAGGCCGTCGTCTGCGATCGCCGGGGCCGCACCCTGTTTATTGCCGGCAATCCCGAACACAGCAGCTTCATCCGCTCGGCGCTCAAACCCCTGCAGGCCTTGGTTGTGCTCAAGACCGGCACGATGGAGCGCTTTGGGCTGAGCGATCGCGACCTAGCAATTATTTGCAGCTCGCATAAAGGCTCGGTGGAGCAAGCACGGCAGGCTTTCAACATCCTCTGGAAAGCAGATATTGATCAAACGGCGCTGCAATGTCCAACGCCTGTGGGGCGCCGCAGCCCCCTGGAGTACAACTGCTCAGGCAAGCATGCGGGCATGCTGGCAGCTTCTAAGCAGCAGAACTGGCCGCTAGAAGGCTACATGCGGCGATCGCACCCGGTGCAGCAAGCCATCCTCTCGATTGTGGGTGATTTGCTGGGCATTCCAGCCGCTGAGTTCATCGTGGCTCGAGATGACTGCGGGGTTCCTACGGTCTCCATGGAGCTGCAGCAGATGGCGACCCTCTACGCCCATCTCAGTTCTGGTGATAGCCCTGAGCTGGAGCGAATTCAGCGGGCCATGACCTATCACCCCGATTTGATTGCCGGAGAGGGTGAATTTGATACGGAACTGATGCGCCTGACGGAGGGCCGCCTGGTGAGCAAAACCGGCGCCGAAGGCGTGCAGTGCATCGGGCAGGTTGGTGAAGGCTTGGGCTTGGCGATCAAGGTTCAGGATGGTGCCAAGCGAGCCAAAATTGCAGTCGCCATTCAAGCGCTGCGGCAGATCGGTTGGATTAGCCCAGCAATCGCGGATCTTTTAGCAGAGCAGTTCATGGTCATTGCCCCTTGTAAACGCCTTGAAGTCGACGGGGAACTGACCTTACTGTGA
- a CDS encoding CGLD27 family protein yields the protein MRSVCPVPEEQQPLNEYQTLQDSWFFSWVCRPGLGYYRPLLWIWGLSWLIAAPVAAASFRPSRAGVEFIVSAAAGAALPVLFAQIQLYSGWRHVRDRLAAESVPYEESGWYDGQFWQKPTEVLARDRLLASYEVQPLLDRLRQSIGSCVAFIGASALLIVLLRAGL from the coding sequence ATGCGATCCGTTTGTCCTGTTCCCGAAGAACAGCAGCCCTTGAATGAATATCAAACTCTGCAGGACTCCTGGTTTTTTAGCTGGGTCTGTCGGCCGGGTTTGGGCTACTATCGTCCCCTGCTTTGGATCTGGGGCTTGAGCTGGCTGATTGCTGCCCCTGTGGCGGCTGCGAGCTTTCGGCCATCGCGGGCTGGTGTGGAGTTTATTGTGAGCGCGGCCGCCGGCGCGGCACTGCCGGTTCTGTTTGCCCAAATTCAGCTCTACAGTGGATGGCGGCATGTGCGCGATCGCCTCGCGGCGGAGAGTGTGCCCTACGAAGAGTCGGGCTGGTACGACGGCCAGTTTTGGCAGAAACCCACGGAAGTGTTGGCTCGCGATCGCCTGCTGGCCAGCTATGAGGTTCAGCCGCTGCTCGATCGACTCAGACAGTCGATTGGCAGTTGTGTGGCGTTTATTGGGGCCAGTGCCTTGCTAATTGTGCTGTTGAGGGCAGGATTGTGA
- the rsfS gene encoding ribosome silencing factor → MTLASPSLPTLIDDSALALTLAAATAADDRKAGDIAILRVSEVAYLADYFLICSGFSITQVRAIARSIEEKLSEDFQRLPLRSEGMAEGRWVLLDYGDLIVHIFLPQEREFYDLEAFWGHAERLPFEPPAPPDLSSSNL, encoded by the coding sequence ATGACCTTGGCTTCTCCGTCTTTGCCTACGCTCATTGATGATTCGGCCTTGGCTTTGACCTTGGCAGCAGCAACGGCAGCAGACGATCGCAAGGCAGGAGATATCGCGATTCTGCGGGTCTCTGAGGTGGCCTATCTCGCGGATTATTTCCTGATTTGCAGCGGCTTTTCAATCACGCAAGTTCGTGCGATCGCGCGATCGATTGAAGAAAAACTCAGCGAAGACTTTCAGCGTTTGCCGCTGCGTAGCGAAGGGATGGCTGAAGGTCGTTGGGTACTGCTGGACTACGGTGATCTGATCGTCCATATCTTCCTGCCCCAAGAACGCGAATTCTACGATCTCGAAGCTTTTTGGGGACATGCGGAGCGGCTGCCCTTCGAGCCACCGGCCCCTCCCGACCTGTCATCGTCGAATCTGTAA
- a CDS encoding class I SAM-dependent methyltransferase: MSEMQPEPSFAAVQITFSQGWQVYDKILQYDYMDHQQVYGILRSHYQSLTEPFDLLELGCGDASQSVPALQGSLIRSYRGVDLSAVALQLAEAQVSRLQVPVLLQVSELLDYLQSCRDRFDQILVAFAVHHLSAKQKQAFWQAAGQCLQPGGQLLLADVFRLPNESRGQYLDRYQQLMQGQWSAMTATEQEFINTHIRQSDFPETDAEMQAWARAAGFTAIDCLYFGNADTQKIWRCSRPEGNKRAGLE, encoded by the coding sequence ATGAGCGAGATGCAACCAGAACCCTCGTTTGCGGCGGTCCAAATAACGTTTAGTCAGGGCTGGCAGGTTTACGACAAGATCTTGCAGTACGACTACATGGATCACCAGCAGGTTTACGGCATCCTGCGATCGCACTATCAAAGCCTGACAGAACCCTTTGATCTATTGGAACTGGGTTGTGGCGATGCCAGTCAATCGGTGCCTGCGCTGCAAGGCAGTTTGATTCGTAGCTATCGCGGGGTCGATCTTTCCGCAGTCGCGCTCCAACTGGCTGAAGCCCAGGTCAGCCGGCTCCAGGTGCCGGTGTTGCTGCAGGTGAGTGAATTGCTGGACTATCTGCAATCCTGTCGTGATCGCTTCGACCAAATCTTGGTCGCCTTCGCGGTTCACCACCTCAGCGCGAAACAGAAACAAGCCTTTTGGCAAGCCGCTGGGCAATGTCTGCAGCCTGGCGGCCAACTATTGCTTGCAGATGTCTTTCGGCTTCCCAATGAAAGTCGAGGCCAGTACCTTGATCGCTACCAGCAACTCATGCAAGGCCAATGGTCTGCCATGACGGCGACTGAGCAGGAGTTTATCAACACCCACATTCGCCAGAGTGATTTTCCTGAGACTGACGCTGAGATGCAGGCTTGGGCGCGGGCCGCTGGGTTTACGGCGATTGACTGTCTCTATTTCGGCAATGCCGATACCCAAAAGATTTGGCGCTGCAGCCGCCCTGAGGGCAACAAAAGGGCTGGGCTAGAATAG
- a CDS encoding phycobiliprotein lyase produces the protein MSLAEFLESCAGKWFSQRTSYRLGATQDWHQSDQTTLFVDFLAADAPELQALIAEQGLAIAALQSRWEATPQQPASTSLLVFLAEGDRLVHQRGDRCWQGRYQFEGDHRGLTLTTEQPDGQVEERFWFAHPNLRLRTSLIRDRTGLSRSSFYSEIRLGVKPPEPPAEV, from the coding sequence GTGAGCCTGGCTGAATTTTTGGAATCTTGTGCGGGCAAGTGGTTTTCCCAGCGCACGAGCTATCGTCTCGGGGCTACCCAAGACTGGCATCAGTCTGACCAAACTACCCTGTTCGTTGATTTCCTCGCAGCGGATGCACCAGAACTCCAAGCTCTGATAGCTGAGCAAGGCCTCGCCATCGCTGCTCTCCAGAGTCGTTGGGAGGCAACCCCCCAACAGCCAGCCAGCACGAGTCTGTTGGTGTTCCTAGCCGAGGGCGATCGGCTCGTACATCAGCGGGGCGATCGCTGCTGGCAGGGGCGCTACCAGTTTGAAGGCGACCATCGGGGCCTGACGCTGACCACTGAGCAGCCCGATGGGCAGGTAGAAGAACGGTTTTGGTTTGCCCATCCCAACCTGCGCTTGCGGACTAGCTTGATTCGCGATCGCACGGGCCTCAGCCGCAGCTCTTTCTATTCTGAGATTCGGCTCGGCGTCAAACCGCCTGAACCGCCGGCAGAGGTCTAA
- the era gene encoding GTPase Era: protein MSDLFTTIPVAPEGFRSGFVALIGRPNVGKSTLMNHLVGQKIAITSPVAQTTRNRLRGVLTTDQVQIVFVDTPGIHKPQHQLGSVLVQNASSAIRIVDLVLFVVDGSVPAGRGDAFIADLIQRAGVPTVLGLNKVDRQLPEDAEAIAASYAQLAGDRDWPLQTFSATTGAGTGALLEQLTHALEPGPYYYPPDLITDQPERFIMAELIREQILLQTREEVPHSVAVVIERVEEDEKITRILAMICVERPSQKAILIGKGGSMMKAIGSEARQQMQKLIDGKIYLELFVKVQPKWRQSRSQLEELGYRPESE from the coding sequence ATGTCCGACCTTTTCACCACGATTCCGGTTGCCCCAGAGGGCTTTCGTTCGGGCTTTGTGGCGCTGATCGGGCGGCCCAATGTGGGCAAGTCAACCTTGATGAACCACTTGGTCGGGCAAAAAATTGCGATTACCTCGCCAGTGGCGCAAACCACCCGCAATCGGCTACGGGGTGTGCTGACGACGGATCAAGTTCAGATTGTCTTTGTCGATACCCCCGGCATTCACAAGCCCCAGCACCAGCTCGGCAGCGTCTTAGTGCAAAACGCCAGCAGTGCGATTCGGATTGTGGACCTCGTGCTGTTTGTTGTTGATGGCAGTGTGCCGGCAGGACGGGGTGATGCTTTTATCGCGGATTTGATTCAACGGGCTGGCGTGCCGACGGTTCTTGGCCTAAACAAGGTCGATCGCCAGTTACCAGAAGATGCAGAAGCGATCGCGGCCAGCTATGCGCAACTCGCGGGCGATCGCGATTGGCCGTTGCAGACCTTCTCAGCCACAACCGGTGCAGGAACAGGTGCTTTGCTGGAACAGCTGACCCACGCTCTAGAACCTGGGCCCTATTACTACCCGCCCGACCTCATCACCGATCAGCCCGAGCGCTTCATCATGGCAGAGCTGATTCGTGAGCAAATTTTGCTGCAAACCCGCGAGGAAGTGCCGCACTCCGTCGCGGTGGTGATTGAACGGGTTGAAGAGGATGAAAAGATCACCCGCATCCTTGCCATGATTTGCGTGGAACGCCCCTCTCAGAAAGCGATCTTGATTGGCAAGGGTGGCTCGATGATGAAGGCGATCGGCAGCGAAGCTCGCCAGCAAATGCAGAAGCTGATCGACGGCAAAATTTACCTAGAACTATTCGTCAAAGTCCAGCCCAAGTGGCGACAATCGCGCAGCCAATTGGAAGAGCTGGGCTACCGACCTGAGAGTGAGTAA
- a CDS encoding Mov34/MPN/PAD-1 family protein, with amino-acid sequence MLTLLLPATCRHTIAVHLQQCYPQEGCGLLLGVDRRVEQVWPATNVWQPEDTDEDHDRCDRYQVDPQALLQAQRYCRDRQWQILGIYHSHPDHPAVPSECDRQQAWPEYVYLIASVTQGKIEDCRCWHLNDQRQFEAIAIAEPT; translated from the coding sequence ATGCTGACGCTGCTCCTGCCCGCGACCTGTCGTCACACGATCGCCGTTCATTTACAGCAGTGCTATCCCCAAGAAGGTTGCGGTTTGCTGTTGGGAGTGGACAGACGAGTTGAACAGGTTTGGCCCGCCACCAATGTCTGGCAGCCTGAGGACACCGATGAGGATCACGATCGCTGCGATCGCTATCAAGTTGATCCCCAAGCACTCCTGCAAGCCCAGCGCTACTGCCGCGACCGCCAATGGCAAATTCTCGGCATTTATCATTCGCATCCCGACCATCCGGCGGTTCCCTCAGAATGCGATCGCCAGCAGGCTTGGCCTGAGTATGTTTACCTCATCGCCTCAGTCACGCAAGGTAAGATTGAAGACTGTCGTTGTTGGCACCTGAACGACCAACGACAGTTTGAGGCGATCGCGATCGCCGAGCCGACCTGA